The sequence CGCCACGAGCAGCGCGCGCTCCATGTCGAGCACCTGCTGCTTGGTGGACGCGAAGCCGCCGCTGCGGTGGCCGTAGTATCTAGCGACCTTCTCGGCGTTCAGCTTGCGGACGGTTCCCTGGTCCTCGTACTTGGCCGCGACGTAGACGGCCGCGGCGCCCAGGAGGTAGAGCCGGTGCATGGCGACGTCCTCCACGGACCGCACCGAGAGGAACCGGTCGGCGTAGTAGACGGCGCGGTGCAGCGTGCCGGGGGCGAGGTCGTCGTTGTAGTGCCGGGTGAACGCTTTCATCCAGCTGACGAGGTCGGCGCGCGCGTCCTGGCTCATCCGACCCCTCTGCGTCGTCTCGAGGTAGTCCGGGGACGGCTTGGCTTCGCGCTCCTGGGTCCGGAGGGTGTCTTCGATCTCTTTGTCGTAACCGTGATAGGGACCGTACTTAGTAGTAGGAACCCTCGTGGAGTTTTTTTCGTCGTCACGGGTGCTGCCGCCGTCGCAGACCGGAGCAGCGGACATCACCGGCACGGGCTCCTCGGCGGTCCGCTGGACGAAGTGGCGGCTGCCGCGGTAGCAGTACCACCGGTCCCACGGTGCTGGAACCTCCATGCCAAGGGAATAACCGGTGTCGGCGTAAAATGGGTTAACGTTGCCGTAGTCGGAGACAGGTCTTGGAATATTGCAGCCGGCGGGTGGTAGTGGTAGCGCTGGATCTTGGAATGTTGCCCGTACGACGGCGGGGACGTAACAACGACTGTGAGGGTTCATTGTTGTTGTTGGGGAATAATCGTAACAGACTAACAGAGATCGGATCTGAAGACGAGCGAGCGAGGTCAAGTTCGAAGCTGATGAAGGGATGTATCCTCCCGGTGTTGCCCTTGCCACACCGGAGAAGGACCAGGAGCTAGCAGTCGAATATGGACGCGCGCAATATCAAGatcgaagatgaagggttgttaggTGTGCGTCGTGCCGCCAAGGCTGGAGAACGATTAGAAGCCAGGCTACGGAATCTGACGAACGAGAGGCCGCTTGATGAAGGCGTCCACGGCGTCGGAACACGACTGCACGGGGCAGCGCGCGGCCGGCGACGACGGAAGAGAGACGCGGAGCACTGAGTTGCCAAAGCCCAGACCTACGTACGTACGTATTTATGCACTAACCGGAACGAGTCCGAGTACGTTGGCCTATATGGGATATGCATGGCATCCGTTTTTTTAATCTACTATAAACCCGCATCGGACTCTTGCTGCCGGTTCCAACATCTGGTATCCATggatgcaaaaaaaaaaaaaaaaaaaacgtgAAACAGCCAAACAGGGGGTGGTGATTCGTTAGCGAGTAGCCTCGAAGTTGTTGGAGAAGCAGGTGGTGATGCGCTACCTTATATAAAAAGACATAAGGACAATATCTAGCTGACCGTACGGTTGCGACAACAAACCATCATATTTAATATATATAAAAAATTATATATAAaaaatctatactatacttaaagcaccagtttcaacggtcgtcatgcgtcatttttttacaaataactcctcacagctatttcaaattaatccgctaCACGTCTATAGATGTCAAATGACGTCCGACACggggctagatgcacgcgggccacaactatggcacaggcaCGTCATGCGAGCCTGCTAACGACGTCCGACACGGGACTAGATGCAcacgggccacaactatggcacaggcacgtcatgcgagcctgctaactgtgtcgggcaatcagcgtaacgacgcccgacacgggccacaactatggcacaggcaCGTCATGCGGGCCTGCTAACtaacggtgcaggaggtggggtttgaacccatgcCCAGATGGAAGAAGGacgggagacactgggtgaaactgtctaaccagtagaacatcaagctaagatgtttttaatattgaatataaattgtatatagttatatacattttttgtaaaataaaaaaaataatcgtatcgggtcgggccagcactatgggccaaggctacaacccaagcacggcacgacgttcttggctcttgcaagcattaggtcgtttctgagactacatggtgtttgaggttgctgaattggatggagcagcaatgatttgtcacactaacaacaaaatgaaaggttatttgttggttttaaacgttagtaattgctatgaagtagcataatttatatggagcgcatccagtttttattgatgcctgactttagcaatcactccatattttgatctatcttttttataagtttgacttcatgggacttattttagaaacttgatctcacaaactctcttatttggtctctgtatgatggaattatgtcattttataatctctgttcattcagtcaattgttgtgaactctcttctaatcgctcactttattggccgtgttgtaccaagacatatttgcatggagtcaacaataacatcagttagccaaatcaaaaaatatattatacagagagcggagacaatcaataaaaatcttaaatttttttatggatagtttacatgggtattgttgtaagccgtcgcaacgcacgggcaaccgactagttaaTTTAATATTAAAGTGAATATATGATCCACATATCAGATAGTATTAAACTAATAAGAATAAATATGGTACTATGTTGGAGCGCCAAGAAAATAAGTTAAAAATGAGCTCAATTCCGTTTTTATAACTCTCTCGATCGCTCGTCATCCATTATCTAACGATATGGTACTATATGGCAGCGCTgctgttgagcaccaaaatgaggtgcggacggtccggccctgaggccagacggtccgcggcccggacggtccgcgcctgtgggccggacggtccgcgcacgcgcagagtagattagggttccgagtttttgtgctatgtttgttagctatattcgtggaattagctcggaatccggtcgtgtaaagggtccagcccccctcctctataaaaagagaggcctACGGCCGAtttatcatcaacaatcgaatcaatacaacttctattcgcatttatttccagtacaattaggagtagttctagtctagttctagtttagcctctcgatccccaaattcttcgcctctcttcgactctacgccgattagaggagtctgggtcggccggcccgagcctagacaactcctaggatctctcctccccgacggggtccctcccgggag is a genomic window of Zea mays cultivar B73 chromosome 5, Zm-B73-REFERENCE-NAM-5.0, whole genome shotgun sequence containing:
- the LOC103628746 gene encoding putative cyclin-F2-1, producing MNPHSRCYVPAVVRATFQDPALPLPPAGCNIPRPVSDYGNVNPFYADTGYSLGMEVPAPWDRWYCYRGSRHFVQRTAEEPVPVMSAAPVCDGGSTRDDEKNSTRVPTTKYGPYHGYDKEIEDTLRTQEREAKPSPDYLETTQRGRMSQDARADLVSWMKAFTRHYNDDLAPGTLHRAVYYADRFLSVRSVEDVAMHRLYLLGAAAVYVAAKYEDQGTVRKLNAEKVARYYGHRSGGFASTKQQVLDMERALLVALDYRLGRPTAYTFVQHFTRHYGQAEVEQDLRSAAHDFADMSLLHYSCLQHNPSAVAAAAMFLARLTLKPWYGQITRSNRELRELTGYEPQKLKRCVEAIHSLIPQYGNGSYSDIDLFPMFYAVAADPR